The following coding sequences lie in one Rutidosis leptorrhynchoides isolate AG116_Rl617_1_P2 chromosome 4, CSIRO_AGI_Rlap_v1, whole genome shotgun sequence genomic window:
- the LOC139845097 gene encoding SKP1-like protein 1A: protein MSSSTKVFVLKSSDGETFEVEEAVALQSQTIKHMIEDDCADTIIPVPNVTSNILSKVIEYCKRHAESSKNDDKEAETELKAFDAGFVEVDQQTLFDLILAANYLDIKSLLDLTCQTVADMIKGKSPEEIRKTFNIKNDFTPEEEEEVRRENAWAFD, encoded by the exons ATGTCGTCCTCAACTAAGGTGTTTGTTCTGAAAAGCTCCGACGGAGAAACGTTTGAAGTTGAAGAGGCGGTTGCGTTGCAATCACAAACGATTAAGCATATGATTGAAGATGATTGTGCTGATACTATTATTCCGGTACCTAATGTCACTAGTAACATCTTATCGAAAGTAATTGAGTATTGTAAAAGACATGCAGAGTCATCTAAGAACGATGATAAAGAAGCCGAAACTGAGCTTAAAGCGTTTGATGCTGGATTTGTTGAAGTGGATCAGCAGACGCTTTTTGACCTAATCTTG GCTGCTAATTATCTGGACATCAAGAGCTTGTTGGACCTGACATGCCAAACAGTTGCTGACATGATAAAGGGGAAGTCCCCAGAAGAGATTCGCAAGACTTTTAACATCAAGAATGATTTTACCCCGGAGGAAGAAGAGGAGGTTCGCAGAGAGAATGCTTGGGCATTTGATTAA